ACGAATCCTGCGACCGCAGAGTGCGCGCCCGTCGCTTCGCCCCGGCACGTTTGCCGGGACACCATCCGATACCATGATAACACAGGTTTGCGGATATGGCAAGGGACTCGCGAACTTGGTCGCTTCCAGCGCCATGTAGCCGCGCTCAGCTAGGTCGGTGTCCTGCTTGGCCGGCGGAGACGAGGGCTTCCGCGATCGAGCGCAAGGCCCGACCGAGCCCGTCGGCAGAAGGTAGAATAGGCCGCGAAGCGGGCGTAGCTCAATGGTAGAGCCCCAGCCTTCCAAGCTGGTCACGTGGGTTCGATTCCCATCGCCCGCTCCATCCTTCGCACACTCGGCCCCACGCTCACCGGGCAAGCCCGTCCGCCTATAGCCGGCGTGCGAGAGGACCTCACCCCGCGCGGCGGCGAACCTACGTACGACGGGAGGCAGGAACATGGACACGGTTTCGCTACTGGTCGGCGCCGCCATCGGCATTCTTCTTGGGGCCGTTATCGGCTTTCTCGTCGGCCAGTCACGCGCACAGGGAGAACGCCGCCAAGCGGAAGAAAGAGCCGCGAGGGCCGAGGCAGTCGCCGACGAGGTGCGCAAGCAGATGGAGGAGGAGAAGGCGTTGCTCGCGCAGGCGGCGGAGCAGTACACCAACACCTTCAAGGCCATCGCAGGTGACGCCCTCCGCGAATCCCGACAAGACCTGCTCAGCGCCGCCGAGGAGAACCTGACGAAGGTGGCGGAGACGCTCAGAGGCAGCGTAGAGAAGGTCGTCGAGGTTGCGAAGGGCGATTTGGAGAAGCGGCAGGAGGCAATCGGTGGGCTGATCAAGCCGGTTGAAGAGGCGCTGAAGGGCGTCAAAGAGTCCACCGAGCAGATGGAGCACCGGCGGCAACAGGCATTCGGGGGACTGGAAGAGCAACTCAAGAACCTGGCTGCGATGCAAGAGACGCTCCGCACCGAGACGCGCAACCTCTCGACTGCACTCCGTCGCCCCATCGTGCGGGGGCGATGGGGGGAGGCTACGCTGCGAAATCTCGTCGAACTCTCTGGCATGTCGAAGTTCTGCGACTTCGACGAGCAGGTCTCGACGGACACAGAGGAGGGGCGCCTGCGCCCGGACATGCTGGTGCGACTGCCAGGCGAGCGCATCGTCGTGGTGGACTCCAAGGTGCCCCTGGAGGCCTACCTAGACGCCACGGAGGCCACCGATGACGAGATCGCGAGGT
The Fimbriimonadia bacterium genome window above contains:
- the rmuC gene encoding DNA recombination protein RmuC codes for the protein MDTVSLLVGAAIGILLGAVIGFLVGQSRAQGERRQAEERAARAEAVADEVRKQMEEEKALLAQAAEQYTNTFKAIAGDALRESRQDLLSAAEENLTKVAETLRGSVEKVVEVAKGDLEKRQEAIGGLIKPVEEALKGVKESTEQMEHRRQQAFGGLEEQLKNLAAMQETLRTETRNLSTALRRPIVRGRWGEATLRNLVELSGMSKFCDFDEQVSTDTEEGRLRPDMLVRLPGERIVVVDSKVPLEAYLDATEATDDEIARSHLARHAQAVRNHIGQLSSKKYQDQFDRTPDHVVMFIPGESFFAAALEADRDLISYATARKVVLASPGTLLMMLSTVAYMWRQEKMARNAEEISKLGQALYDRVSVLVEHVGKIGKALNSAVTAYNDSVGSLDKRVLPTARKFRELGVQGKEIEPLTPIETSLRPITAPETLALDEPAAPPEVKPEQEIGSDFGSSGEG